ATTAGTAACGAAACTGTTGAAGACTTAAGCGAAATAATAATAGAAAACAAAAGTATTATTCAAAAAGCTTATTTAGGTCCCTCTGATGAAGGTAATGAAAAGTTGAAGCAACAATTTTCAAATAGTAGTTTAGCTATTTTAAAGAGTGTAGATGACTGGGAAATGTTTGAAGATAAAAATGAACTTGAAATGGTTTTTGTACCAGATGATAGACACATTAAACGTAAATTACGTAATATTCGAAACAAAGGGCTCATTACGGACCCTTTTAATAAACTGAGTCGAAATATTGATTATTTGGATAATGATGACGAGTTTTATAGTGATGATCACCTTTATTATGAAGAAGATGGATACAAGGCATTTTCAGACTATTCTGTTATAGGTGGAGAATATATAGACGGTGGCTTTTCACCATTAGCTATTGCGATACATATCGTCTATTTTGATGAGGCTAATGAGTTAAGAGTTAAACATTTTGTCTCTGATTCTAATAACGATAGATTAAATCCAGCTAAAAAGTTTTTTGAGGCTGTAGATAAATTAGTAACTTGGTCTAAAAACTTAGATAATAAAAATAGATCTTATGCGATCGGACAATTTGAAGAACTAAATAAAAATAATAAGTATCCAGGCCTAGGCTTAATTAAAAGGTTATCAATCATGCATCATCTAGAAATTATGAATAGATACTTGGAGTCTTAAAATGAAAATATGTGAAAAATGTTTTAATAATACTGAAATCGTAGAAATCATTGTAAATGATAATAGCAAATTTGACAATTGTGATATTGATAACGATCATCTTGGTGTTAAAATATTTGATACGACTCGAGACATAGATAAATTAGAGCAGATTAGAGATTATTTAAGACCAGCGTTAGAATTATATGATATTAGTATAAATTTACCAGATACTTTTAGCCAAAAAGAAGGTAAAAAAATTGAAACAGCATTAAAAGATGATTGGAGTATATTTAATAATATTGAGGAAGCGCAAATAAGTTGTATTTTAAATGAACTTTTTAAAGATGATGAAAATATAGATAGACGGGTGTTGGAAGGCTTAGTAGGTGCTAAAATCATAAACGATAAAAAATATACAAATGAAAATCTAATTGTAGCAAATAATGATTGGGATGGATTTTGTGAGAGCTTGAAATATAAAAATAGATTTCATAATAATATGATCAATTTAGAGAATTTAGCGTTCTTTCTC
This is a stretch of genomic DNA from Staphylococcus roterodami. It encodes these proteins:
- a CDS encoding sce7725 family protein translates to MYYPYLRGKQNELFAIKELLEKGLIGNCIQPIIEPIKYTTTFKNILKYCGEKEFRINLVVNSKLTEEEISNETVEDLSEIIIENKSIIQKAYLGPSDEGNEKLKQQFSNSSLAILKSVDDWEMFEDKNELEMVFVPDDRHIKRKLRNIRNKGLITDPFNKLSRNIDYLDNDDEFYSDDHLYYEEDGYKAFSDYSVIGGEYIDGGFSPLAIAIHIVYFDEANELRVKHFVSDSNNDRLNPAKKFFEAVDKLVTWSKNLDNKNRSYAIGQFEELNKNNKYPGLGLIKRLSIMHHLEIMNRYLES